AGGATGACTGAAAAATATCGTCCATTTTCCTTCGTAATCCTGTGGGAAATTAATATCACCTTGTGTAGTTATCGCTTTGAAAGCAGGTGCTTTATCGCCGATTCTTGGCATTGAGAATGTTTTTTCTGTTACATTTTCCATTTTTACTTATGTTTAAATTATCTTTTGTTCTAAAAATTTCTTCAAAATTAATCTCTAATTTACGATAGATAAAACTGAAAGATTCTATATTTGCTATAGTTTTTATCTATAGTTATGAATTTTCAACAATTAGAATACATAATCGCCGTCAATCAGTTAAAAAATTTCAGCCGTGCAGCAGAATTTTGCAACGTAACTCAGGCCACATTAAGTGCGATGGTCAAAAAATTGGAGGAAGAATTGGGTATTTCGATTTTTGATAGAAAGTCCAATCCAATTATGACTACTGAATGTGGATCAGATATTATAGTGGAAGCTAAAAAAGTGCTTTTTCATGCCCAACAACTTAAAACTGTTTCGAAATCTGCTTTCAATAAAATTGAGGGAAAATTGAGGGTAGGAGTAATTCCTACTGTGGCGAGTTCATTATTGCCCATTGTGATTAAGCCTGTACTGGAAAAATTCCCCGAACTTCAACTAGAGATTTCGGAGCTTACCACTTCCAATATTGTAAGACTCTTAAAAAATGGTGACATAGATGCCGGAATACTTTCCACCCCTATTTCCAACACCGACTTGGAGGAAGAAATATTGTATTATGAAATGCTGATGGTTTACGGGAATCTTGACACTTCCAAAAAATATCTGATTCCCGAGGAAATCAACCGAAATAATCTTTGGTTACTCGAAGAAGGGCATTGTCTGCGAGACCAGGTTTTGCAGTTTTGTTCCTTGAAGAGTAGTGATCACACTCCTGGGCAATTAAAATTTGAAGCCAATACTTTTGATACTTTGCTAAATATGGTCGATAGTTATGGTGGGCTCACCTTATTGCCGGAATTATATGTAAAAAAAATGAATTCAGACCAACAAAAGAAAATAAGCCCGTTTTCTTCGCCAATTCCGGTTCGGGAAGTGAGTTTGGTATATTTCCGACCTTTTGCCAAATTACGCCTAATCAATGCTCTGGCCAATGAAATCAGGGTTTTAACTGCTGACAAATTAGAGTCTTCAAAATACAAAAAAAGTGAGTTAGTGATAACTCAGGCTTAAAGCATCTTAAAGGCTACAAAATGGTCTGTCAGATTTTTTTTAGAACTCTTTGATTTATAGCTTAATGTTTATTATATTTGCACCTCATTTTCAGTAAATG
The sequence above is a segment of the Cytophagaceae bacterium genome. Coding sequences within it:
- a CDS encoding LysR family transcriptional regulator, whose product is MNFQQLEYIIAVNQLKNFSRAAEFCNVTQATLSAMVKKLEEELGISIFDRKSNPIMTTECGSDIIVEAKKVLFHAQQLKTVSKSAFNKIEGKLRVGVIPTVASSLLPIVIKPVLEKFPELQLEISELTTSNIVRLLKNGDIDAGILSTPISNTDLEEEILYYEMLMVYGNLDTSKKYLIPEEINRNNLWLLEEGHCLRDQVLQFCSLKSSDHTPGQLKFEANTFDTLLNMVDSYGGLTLLPELYVKKMNSDQQKKISPFSSPIPVREVSLVYFRPFAKLRLINALANEIRVLTADKLESSKYKKSELVITQA